In one window of Brassica rapa cultivar Chiifu-401-42 chromosome A07, CAAS_Brap_v3.01, whole genome shotgun sequence DNA:
- the LOC103828940 gene encoding probable LRR receptor-like serine/threonine-protein kinase At1g29720 isoform X1 produces the protein MLIVFSIIFPLFTIITSFLAISTSVSSILHQDELNALKKIATTLGINGLDLSSGDPCYLGSLKMIPEVAIVSNPELRNNTIDCDCSFNNNTTCRIINIDLKTLSLRGKLPPELAELQYLQTIDLCRNYLSGSIPMEWASLRNLTYISLCANRLSGPLPSGLQNFKNLRFLGVEANQFSGPIPDEIGNLTNLKGLQLGSNQFTGSLPNTLARLVNLEDFRVSDNNFDGTIPAYIGNWSRLQKLYLYASGLKGPIPDEIARLENLTNLFITDTSGINIFPYISSQAIETLILRNVSLSGPIPSYIWNMPKLRILDLSFNNLTGDVHGGRAPAYTYLTGNRLSGEVESGVFLKSNAHIDLSYNNFSWWPSCQENRYGHEILDRYIHSQFLMLKCLFSTFHCFSNINTYRSSYLNNLTGILPCAGPINCTSYQRTLHINCGGDNIVITKSSHKITYQADNTKTEAATNQQFKDWGISNTGEFFSDGYTKATSNTDDTYIISTSLRLSGDSPNIYKSARRSPLSLVYYAFCMENGTYSVKLHFMEIQFSDQELYSRLGRRIFDVYVQGVLFLRDFNIKEAANGTLKPVVKTVSANVTNNILEIRLYWAGKGTTLIPERGNYGPLISAISLCHSSMEPQCGATKTELHTNYPLIFGVVGSLIAVTLLALGLYTQKICIRDKYTRERDLRAQGLQTVCFTWRQLEAATNNFDQANKLGEGGFGSVFRGELSDGTIIAVKQLSSKSCQGNREFVNEIGMISGLNHPNLVKLYGCCVEKNQLMLVYEYMENNSLALALFGKSSLKLQWEVRQNICVGIARGLEFLHEGSMIRMVHRDIKTSNVLLDADLNAKISDFGLARLHEEEHTHISTKIAGTVGYMAPEYALWGHLTEKADVFSFGVVAMEIVSGKSNMKRKGSDDHVSLINWALTLHQRGDIMEIVDPVLQRDFNSKEAVRMIKVAFVCTNSSPSLRPTMSEAVKMLEGEINIRAVMSDPGLYGHNWSISNLINIDTHGSSSVSGVAHQTATTMQSSVSGSDLYPFCNESMILNSTAEVSSSPI, from the exons ATGTTGATCGTCTTCTCAATTATTTTCCCCTTATTTACAATCATCACAAGCTTCTTAGCAATCTCAACATCTGTTTCATCAATTCTTCATCAAGATGAGT TGAATGCTCTAAAGAAGATAGCCACTACACTTGGTATCAACGGATTGGACCTAAGTTCTGGAGACCCTTGCTATTTAGGATCCCTAAAGATGATTCCCGAAGTTGCTATTGTTTCCAATCCGGAGCTTAGAAACAACACCATTGACTGTGATTGTAGCttcaacaataacacaacatgTCGTATAATAAACAT AGACCTAAAGACCCTTAGCCTTCGAGGAAAACTTCCACCTGAGTTAGCTGAACTTCAATATCTCCAAACGAT AGACTTGTGTAGAAATTACCTTTCGGGTTCAATCCCAATGGAGTGGGCTTCACTGCGAAACCTTACTTATAT CTCGCTCTGCGCGAATCGTTTGTCTGGGCCTTTACCATCTGGTTTACAAAATTTCAAGAATCTGAGATTCCT AGGGGTTGAAGCAAATCAGTTCTCTGGTCCGATTCCCGACGAGATTGGTAACTTGACCAACCTAAAAGGATT ACAACTTGGGTCCAACCAATTTACAGGAAGCCTGCCTAACACTCTCGCTAGACTGGTGAACCTTGAGGATTT TAGGGTAAGTGACAATAACTTTGATGGTACCATCCCAGCATACATTGGCAACTGGTCTCGGCTTCAAAAGCT ATATCTATACGCGAGTGGACTAAAAGGACCAATACCTGATGAAATAGCCCGCCTAGAAAATCTTACTAACTT GTTTATCACTGATACGAGTGGGATTAACATCTTCCCATATATATCGAGCCAAGCCATTGAAACCCT GATTTTGAGGAATGTGAGTTTGTCTGGTCCAATTCCTTCTTACATCTGGAATATGCCAAAACTAAGGATTCT TGATTTATCATTCAACAATTTGACTGGTGACGTTCATGGAGGAAGAGCACCAGCATATAC ATATTTGACCGGAAACAGGCTTTCTGGAGAAGTTGAATCTGGTGTTTTTCTCAAAAGCAACGCTCATAT TGATCTCTCTTACAACAATTTCTCATGGTGGCCTAGCTGCCAGGAGAATAGGTACGGACATGAAATCTTGGATAGATATATACATTCTCAGTTTCTCATGTTGAAGTGTCTGTTTTCAACTTTTCACTGTTTCAGTAACATTAACACATACCGAAGCTCATACTTAAATAATTT AACTGGGATTCTTCCATGTGCTGGTCCAATCAACTGCACGAGCT ATCAGCGAACACTACATATAAACTGTGGTGGAGACAACATAGTTATTACAAAATCTTCTCATAAAATCACTTATCAAGCTGATAACACTAAAACCGAAGCCGCAACAAATCAGCAATTCAAAGACTGGGGAATTAGTAACACAGGGGAATTCTTCTCAGATGGTTATACGAAAGCAACAAGTAACACAGATGACACGTACATCATTTCAACTAGTTTAAGATTATCTGGGGATTCCCCTAATATCTATAAGTCGGCACGTCGATCTCCTCTATCTCTAGTTTATTATGCGTTTTGCATGGAGAATGGAACCTACAGTGTGAAACTCCATTTTATGGAGATCCAGTTTTCAGACCAAGAACTATACAGTCGTCTTGGCAGACGCATATTTGACGTTTATGTTCAG GGAGTATTGTTCTTGAGGGATTTTAATATCAAAGAGGCGGCTAATGGGACTCTGAAGCCTGTTGTCAAAACAGTGAGTGCAAATGTGACCAATAATATCTTAGAGATTCGGTTGTACTGGGCTGGTAAAGGAACAACACTTATTCCTGAAAGAGGAAATTATGGTCCTCTTATCTCTGCTATCTCCTTGTGTCACAGCA gTATGGAGCCACAATGTGGAg CAACGAAAACAGAACTTCACACCAATTATCCACTAATTTTCGGGGTAGTGGGTAGCTTGATAGCAGTTACTCTCTTGGCTTTGGGATTATACACTCAGAAAATATGCATACGAGACAAGTACACGCGAGAAAGAG ATTTGAGAGCACAGGGTCTGCAAACCGTTTGCTTTACTTGGAGGCAACTGGAAGCTGCAACAAACAATTTTGATCAAGCCAATAAACTTGGAGAAGGAGGTTTTGGATCCGTATTCAGA GGAGAGCTTTCAGATGGAACTATCATAGCAGTCAAGCAGCTATCTTCCAAGTCATGCCAAGGAAACCGAGAGTTTGTGAATGAGATAGGAATGATCTCAGGTCTGAATCATCCAAACCTTGTCAAGCTTTATGGATGTTGTGTAGAGAAGAATCAGTTGATGCTCGTGTATGAATACATGGAAAATAACTCCCTTGCTCTTGCACTGTTTG GAAAGAGCTCCCTGAAATTGCAATGGGAAGTTAGACAAAACATATGCGTGGGAATTGCAAGAGGGCTTGAATTCCTCCATGAAGGATCGATGATCAGGATGGTTCACCGTGACATAAAAACCAGTAACGTGCTTCTAGACGCTGACCTTAATGCAAAGATATCAGACTTTGGATTGGCTAGGCTCCATGAAGAAGAACACACCCACATTAGCACCAAGATTGCAGGGACCGT TGGATATATGGCTCCAGAATATGCACTGTGGGGTCATTTGACTGAGAAAGCAGACGTGTTCAGCTTCGGAGTTGTGGCAATGGAAATTGTTAGTGGAAAGAGTAATATGAAACGGAAAGGAAGTGATGATCATGTCTCCCTTATCAATTGG GCTCTGACGCTGCATCAGAGAGGGGACATAATGGAGATTGTAGATCCAGTGCTCCAACGAGATTTCAACAGCAAAGAAGCAGTAAGGATGATCAAAGTTGCTTTCGTTTGCACaaactcatctccttccttaaGGCCTACCATGTCAGAGGCTGTTAAAATGCTCGAGGGAGAGATCAACATAAGAGCGGTTATGTCAGATCCTGGTCTATATGGACACAATTGGAGCATCTCAAATCTTATCAACATTGATACACATGGAAGCTCGAGTGTGTCTGGTGTGGCCCATCAAACGGCAACGACAATGCAATCCTCTGTTTCTGGTTCTGATCTCTACCCATTTTGCAATGAATCCATGATCCTAAACTCCACAGCAGAGGTTTCCTCCTCGCCAATATGA
- the LOC103828940 gene encoding probable LRR receptor-like serine/threonine-protein kinase At1g29720 isoform X2 — MLIVFSIIFPLFTIITSFLAISTSVSSILHQDELNALKKIATTLGINGLDLSSGDPCYLGSLKMIPEVAIVSNPELRNNTIDCDCSFNNNTTCRIINIDLKTLSLRGKLPPELAELQYLQTIDLCRNYLSGSIPMEWASLRNLTYISLCANRLSGPLPSGLQNFKNLRFLGVEANQFSGPIPDEIGNLTNLKGLQLGSNQFTGSLPNTLARLVNLEDFRVSDNNFDGTIPAYIGNWSRLQKLYLYASGLKGPIPDEIARLENLTNLFITDTSGINIFPYISSQAIETLILRNVSLSGPIPSYIWNMPKLRILDLSFNNLTGDVHGGRAPAYTYLTGNRLSGEVESGVFLKSNAHIDLSYNNFSWWPSCQENSNINTYRSSYLNNLTGILPCAGPINCTSYQRTLHINCGGDNIVITKSSHKITYQADNTKTEAATNQQFKDWGISNTGEFFSDGYTKATSNTDDTYIISTSLRLSGDSPNIYKSARRSPLSLVYYAFCMENGTYSVKLHFMEIQFSDQELYSRLGRRIFDVYVQGVLFLRDFNIKEAANGTLKPVVKTVSANVTNNILEIRLYWAGKGTTLIPERGNYGPLISAISLCHSSMEPQCGATKTELHTNYPLIFGVVGSLIAVTLLALGLYTQKICIRDKYTRERDLRAQGLQTVCFTWRQLEAATNNFDQANKLGEGGFGSVFRGELSDGTIIAVKQLSSKSCQGNREFVNEIGMISGLNHPNLVKLYGCCVEKNQLMLVYEYMENNSLALALFGKSSLKLQWEVRQNICVGIARGLEFLHEGSMIRMVHRDIKTSNVLLDADLNAKISDFGLARLHEEEHTHISTKIAGTVGYMAPEYALWGHLTEKADVFSFGVVAMEIVSGKSNMKRKGSDDHVSLINWALTLHQRGDIMEIVDPVLQRDFNSKEAVRMIKVAFVCTNSSPSLRPTMSEAVKMLEGEINIRAVMSDPGLYGHNWSISNLINIDTHGSSSVSGVAHQTATTMQSSVSGSDLYPFCNESMILNSTAEVSSSPI; from the exons ATGTTGATCGTCTTCTCAATTATTTTCCCCTTATTTACAATCATCACAAGCTTCTTAGCAATCTCAACATCTGTTTCATCAATTCTTCATCAAGATGAGT TGAATGCTCTAAAGAAGATAGCCACTACACTTGGTATCAACGGATTGGACCTAAGTTCTGGAGACCCTTGCTATTTAGGATCCCTAAAGATGATTCCCGAAGTTGCTATTGTTTCCAATCCGGAGCTTAGAAACAACACCATTGACTGTGATTGTAGCttcaacaataacacaacatgTCGTATAATAAACAT AGACCTAAAGACCCTTAGCCTTCGAGGAAAACTTCCACCTGAGTTAGCTGAACTTCAATATCTCCAAACGAT AGACTTGTGTAGAAATTACCTTTCGGGTTCAATCCCAATGGAGTGGGCTTCACTGCGAAACCTTACTTATAT CTCGCTCTGCGCGAATCGTTTGTCTGGGCCTTTACCATCTGGTTTACAAAATTTCAAGAATCTGAGATTCCT AGGGGTTGAAGCAAATCAGTTCTCTGGTCCGATTCCCGACGAGATTGGTAACTTGACCAACCTAAAAGGATT ACAACTTGGGTCCAACCAATTTACAGGAAGCCTGCCTAACACTCTCGCTAGACTGGTGAACCTTGAGGATTT TAGGGTAAGTGACAATAACTTTGATGGTACCATCCCAGCATACATTGGCAACTGGTCTCGGCTTCAAAAGCT ATATCTATACGCGAGTGGACTAAAAGGACCAATACCTGATGAAATAGCCCGCCTAGAAAATCTTACTAACTT GTTTATCACTGATACGAGTGGGATTAACATCTTCCCATATATATCGAGCCAAGCCATTGAAACCCT GATTTTGAGGAATGTGAGTTTGTCTGGTCCAATTCCTTCTTACATCTGGAATATGCCAAAACTAAGGATTCT TGATTTATCATTCAACAATTTGACTGGTGACGTTCATGGAGGAAGAGCACCAGCATATAC ATATTTGACCGGAAACAGGCTTTCTGGAGAAGTTGAATCTGGTGTTTTTCTCAAAAGCAACGCTCATAT TGATCTCTCTTACAACAATTTCTCATGGTGGCCTAGCTGCCAGGAGAATAG TAACATTAACACATACCGAAGCTCATACTTAAATAATTT AACTGGGATTCTTCCATGTGCTGGTCCAATCAACTGCACGAGCT ATCAGCGAACACTACATATAAACTGTGGTGGAGACAACATAGTTATTACAAAATCTTCTCATAAAATCACTTATCAAGCTGATAACACTAAAACCGAAGCCGCAACAAATCAGCAATTCAAAGACTGGGGAATTAGTAACACAGGGGAATTCTTCTCAGATGGTTATACGAAAGCAACAAGTAACACAGATGACACGTACATCATTTCAACTAGTTTAAGATTATCTGGGGATTCCCCTAATATCTATAAGTCGGCACGTCGATCTCCTCTATCTCTAGTTTATTATGCGTTTTGCATGGAGAATGGAACCTACAGTGTGAAACTCCATTTTATGGAGATCCAGTTTTCAGACCAAGAACTATACAGTCGTCTTGGCAGACGCATATTTGACGTTTATGTTCAG GGAGTATTGTTCTTGAGGGATTTTAATATCAAAGAGGCGGCTAATGGGACTCTGAAGCCTGTTGTCAAAACAGTGAGTGCAAATGTGACCAATAATATCTTAGAGATTCGGTTGTACTGGGCTGGTAAAGGAACAACACTTATTCCTGAAAGAGGAAATTATGGTCCTCTTATCTCTGCTATCTCCTTGTGTCACAGCA gTATGGAGCCACAATGTGGAg CAACGAAAACAGAACTTCACACCAATTATCCACTAATTTTCGGGGTAGTGGGTAGCTTGATAGCAGTTACTCTCTTGGCTTTGGGATTATACACTCAGAAAATATGCATACGAGACAAGTACACGCGAGAAAGAG ATTTGAGAGCACAGGGTCTGCAAACCGTTTGCTTTACTTGGAGGCAACTGGAAGCTGCAACAAACAATTTTGATCAAGCCAATAAACTTGGAGAAGGAGGTTTTGGATCCGTATTCAGA GGAGAGCTTTCAGATGGAACTATCATAGCAGTCAAGCAGCTATCTTCCAAGTCATGCCAAGGAAACCGAGAGTTTGTGAATGAGATAGGAATGATCTCAGGTCTGAATCATCCAAACCTTGTCAAGCTTTATGGATGTTGTGTAGAGAAGAATCAGTTGATGCTCGTGTATGAATACATGGAAAATAACTCCCTTGCTCTTGCACTGTTTG GAAAGAGCTCCCTGAAATTGCAATGGGAAGTTAGACAAAACATATGCGTGGGAATTGCAAGAGGGCTTGAATTCCTCCATGAAGGATCGATGATCAGGATGGTTCACCGTGACATAAAAACCAGTAACGTGCTTCTAGACGCTGACCTTAATGCAAAGATATCAGACTTTGGATTGGCTAGGCTCCATGAAGAAGAACACACCCACATTAGCACCAAGATTGCAGGGACCGT TGGATATATGGCTCCAGAATATGCACTGTGGGGTCATTTGACTGAGAAAGCAGACGTGTTCAGCTTCGGAGTTGTGGCAATGGAAATTGTTAGTGGAAAGAGTAATATGAAACGGAAAGGAAGTGATGATCATGTCTCCCTTATCAATTGG GCTCTGACGCTGCATCAGAGAGGGGACATAATGGAGATTGTAGATCCAGTGCTCCAACGAGATTTCAACAGCAAAGAAGCAGTAAGGATGATCAAAGTTGCTTTCGTTTGCACaaactcatctccttccttaaGGCCTACCATGTCAGAGGCTGTTAAAATGCTCGAGGGAGAGATCAACATAAGAGCGGTTATGTCAGATCCTGGTCTATATGGACACAATTGGAGCATCTCAAATCTTATCAACATTGATACACATGGAAGCTCGAGTGTGTCTGGTGTGGCCCATCAAACGGCAACGACAATGCAATCCTCTGTTTCTGGTTCTGATCTCTACCCATTTTGCAATGAATCCATGATCCTAAACTCCACAGCAGAGGTTTCCTCCTCGCCAATATGA